The Lentisphaera araneosa HTCC2155 region AGCAGCGCATCCGATTATAAATGATAAATCATATTCTATGAAGCAAAAGCTTGAGAAGCTCAAACAATTACAAGGCTTAATTGGAGATTTTGAAAATGTTTCATTGTTGAGTTTGGAAGGTGAGATCCTGGTTACTACAAATTTTAATTATAGGGGAGGGGTTAAGTATGCTGCGTATTTTAAAAAAGCTCTTACGGATAAAGAAACTCAGGTTTCACCAGCTTATTTTACATTGGACCCCAAGCATATAGTTTTTTCCTTCACCACACCTGTTTATGATCAGAGGGGTGAAATAACTTACATCATGTATGCTCAATTAAATGTGAATCAAGTGACCGCCGTTATTGGTCATTTGGACTTTGGAGAAAGTGGTGAAGCCCAGTTGATTGATGAGTATGGGAGGTTTATTGCTGGAGTGAGCGATGATGAACTACTGACTCCGGTTAGTGGATCTTTAAGCGAAAAATTGAGCTTAGATATTCAAGGCTTTCGCTTCGATAGAGAGGGGGTTCGACATGGGAGTACTTATCGTGAAGGAAGGATGACAGTAGTGGTTTCACAGAGTTATCAGGCCGTTCTTTCAGTTATTGAGAAAAGTTTAAATAAGCTCATAATCTACAGCGTTCTTGTTCTTGTTATTGTGGTGATTGTAGGAGTTTATTTTTCCTACACGATCTCTCGTCCATTAGACTCTTTGGTTGAAAATATCCGATCATATTCTAAAGGAGATAGGTATCAGACTTCAAATTCATCGACAGTACCTGAAGAAATTGGAGTTTTGGGTGAATCATTTAATAATATGCTTGGCCAAATTGAACAGTATCAAGATGAGATGGAGCAGTTAGTTAGTGACAGAACTGAAGAGCTTGCACATGCTCGAGATAGGGCTGAGGCAGCTAATAGGACAAAGACATTATTTCTTAAAAATATGAGTCATGAAATTCGAACTCCGATGAATGCCATTTTAGGTTTTACTCAACTACTCAAGCAAAAAGAATCTGATTCTAGTAAATTGGATCTTTTAAAGAATGTAATTAACGCAGGGAATACCTTGTTAAAGATGCTTAATGATCTTCTAGATTTATCAAAAACGAGT contains the following coding sequences:
- a CDS encoding sensor histidine kinase — translated: MIKGKALSLKHRVLIYFVLISVVAITSLSLGGVHFLENTLLDKDLSTSRVLAKEVHYNVSQVFTRAERDMRVIAAHPIINDKSYSMKQKLEKLKQLQGLIGDFENVSLLSLEGEILVTTNFNYRGGVKYAAYFKKALTDKETQVSPAYFTLDPKHIVFSFTTPVYDQRGEITYIMYAQLNVNQVTAVIGHLDFGESGEAQLIDEYGRFIAGVSDDELLTPVSGSLSEKLSLDIQGFRFDREGVRHGSTYREGRMTVVVSQSYQAVLSVIEKSLNKLIIYSVLVLVIVVIVGVYFSYTISRPLDSLVENIRSYSKGDRYQTSNSSTVPEEIGVLGESFNNMLGQIEQYQDEMEQLVSDRTEELAHARDRAEAANRTKTLFLKNMSHEIRTPMNAILGFTQLLKQKESDSSKLDLLKNVINAGNTLLKMLNDLLDLSKTSTATVGDKLSVVDLRKFLRELELVFLGPCSKKQLFFKIHVEEGLPSLLLLDRLN